The window GTCATAGTGTCTCTCAACGAACTCAACGGTAGCAGTCATCGTACATGTTAGATTCTCTCCCACCTTCCCTGGCAGCCAGCCGCACGCATCGCCTGAGTCGCTCGGAACACATCTGCCGGCAGATCATCGCCGCCATCCTGCGCGGTGAACTGGGCGAGAACCGCAAGCTGCCCACCGAGGTTGAGCTGGCGCAACGCTATGAAGCCTCGCGCACCACGGTGCGCGAAGCGCTCTCGCGGTTGCGTTCGGAAGGCATCGTGGTATCGCGGCGCGGCTCGGGCAACTATGTGCAGCGCCTGCCCACGCTGTCCTCGCAGGGCAGTCCGCAGATCGCCAGCATCCATGATGTGGAGCGCTACTATGCCTTCCGCGAATGCGTGGAGGTGGGCGCAGCCGGCATTGCCGCCACGGCGCGCCAGGACGAGGACGTGCAGGCCATGCGCATCGCGCTGCAGGCCTTGCAGCGCGCACAGCTGGAAGGC is drawn from Herbaspirillum seropedicae and contains these coding sequences:
- a CDS encoding FadR/GntR family transcriptional regulator, which encodes MLDSLPPSLAASRTHRLSRSEHICRQIIAAILRGELGENRKLPTEVELAQRYEASRTTVREALSRLRSEGIVVSRRGSGNYVQRLPTLSSQGSPQIASIHDVERYYAFRECVEVGAAGIAATARQDEDVQAMRIALQALQRAQLEGQTGVDEDLALHMAIARATRNPFFISTIEHALGPIRQCMELAQNLGSPQDGERIQTIDDEHQAIIQAIAEGSPARAEAAMRAHIGHARLRIFEGG